A region from the Halomarina litorea genome encodes:
- the aglM gene encoding UDP-glucose 6-dehydrogenase AglM → MNVSVVGSGYVGTSVAACFADLGHDVTAIDIDPDIVERINAGESPIHEPGLPELIEEHAGGRLRATTEHEALLDTDLTFVAMQTPSREDGSIDLSVVEAGMRDVGETLAEKDDYHLVVVKSTVIPGMTEERLTPVLEEASGKTAGEDFGVAVNPEFQSQGSAVEDFMHPDKLVFGTDGDQRALDLLHELYAPLVEANEGDVPVVETGQREGAMIKYANNVFLAAKISTINELGNICKEFDVDSYAVADAMGLDDRIGEQFLNSGVGWGGSCFPKDTDALRAAARSKNYDPVLLDAVVAVNDHQPMRMLELLERHVDVAGKRVAVLGLAFKSGTDDIRGSRATLVIEGLLNRDAEVVAYDPIAADNMRETFPDIEYASSAAEALEGAHGALVVTDWDEFAALDDEFDAMAESVVVDGRHIVEEREGTVYEGLTW, encoded by the coding sequence ATGAACGTATCAGTCGTCGGCAGCGGCTACGTCGGCACGAGCGTCGCCGCCTGTTTCGCCGACCTCGGCCACGACGTCACGGCCATCGACATCGACCCCGACATCGTCGAGCGGATCAACGCCGGCGAGTCGCCCATCCACGAACCCGGCCTCCCCGAACTCATCGAGGAACACGCCGGGGGCCGACTGCGCGCGACGACCGAACACGAGGCGCTCCTCGATACGGACCTCACGTTCGTCGCCATGCAGACCCCGTCGCGCGAGGACGGCTCCATCGACCTCTCGGTCGTCGAGGCCGGCATGCGCGACGTCGGCGAGACGCTCGCCGAGAAGGACGACTACCACCTCGTCGTCGTCAAGTCGACGGTCATCCCCGGGATGACCGAGGAACGACTCACGCCCGTCCTCGAGGAGGCCTCCGGGAAGACCGCGGGCGAGGACTTCGGCGTCGCCGTCAACCCCGAGTTCCAGAGCCAGGGGAGTGCCGTGGAGGACTTCATGCACCCCGACAAACTCGTCTTCGGCACCGACGGCGACCAGCGCGCACTCGACCTCCTCCACGAACTGTACGCACCGCTCGTCGAGGCCAACGAGGGGGACGTGCCCGTCGTCGAGACGGGCCAGCGCGAGGGCGCGATGATCAAGTACGCGAACAACGTCTTCCTCGCAGCGAAGATCTCCACCATCAACGAACTGGGGAACATCTGCAAGGAGTTCGACGTCGACTCCTACGCCGTCGCCGACGCGATGGGCCTCGACGACCGCATCGGCGAGCAGTTCCTCAACTCGGGGGTCGGCTGGGGCGGCTCCTGTTTCCCCAAGGACACCGACGCCCTGCGCGCGGCCGCCCGCTCGAAGAACTACGACCCCGTCCTCCTCGATGCAGTCGTCGCGGTCAACGACCACCAGCCCATGCGGATGCTCGAACTCCTCGAACGCCACGTGGACGTGGCGGGCAAGCGCGTCGCCGTCCTCGGCCTCGCGTTCAAGTCCGGCACCGACGATATCCGCGGGTCGCGCGCCACGCTCGTCATCGAGGGCCTCCTCAACCGCGACGCCGAGGTGGTCGCCTACGACCCCATCGCCGCCGACAACATGCGCGAGACGTTCCCCGACATCGAGTACGCCTCGTCGGCGGCCGAGGCGCTGGAGGGCGCACACGGCGCGCTCGTCGTCACCGACTGGGACGAGTTCGCCGCCCTCGACGACGAGTTCGACGCGATGGCCGAGTCCGTCGTCGTCGACGGGAGACACATCGTCGAGGAACGCGAGGGGACGGTCTACGAAGGGTTGACCTGGTAG
- a CDS encoding sugar transferase has translation MQRTWRYRVASVGAVAALTALAVVLGNTPAAQRLVTAAPLLSRLPATTLGGRDLALAILTSVGVVCLAFVPLFRPETRRILDVVALSHRRLLVGGAGLAAVGYFDYTYRLPRTTLILVVALLFVWLPAWFVLARPRPGGDGDRAIVVGDDPEAMADIVRATDLDVVGYVTPPTRLFDGRRVRPLSPDGGTAVLEGVPCLGGLSQLWSLFVDYDADVAILAFSHPDREEFFGALDACDRAGVQAKVHRDHADGVLTTGVAGGDLVDVDVEPWDWQDRLAKRAFDVAFALVGLVVLLPVILVVTLAVKLEDGGSVLYAQERTAEFGETFTVYKFRSMLPGSEDERPGDDSARITRVGRVLRNTHLDEAPQLWSILVGDMSVVGPRAVWTDEEVLLEGETGEWRKRWFVKPGLTGLAQVNGASSTSPEEKLRYDVAYIRGQSFWYDMKIVVRQLCAVVGRWYDG, from the coding sequence ATGCAGCGGACCTGGCGGTATCGCGTCGCAAGCGTCGGAGCCGTCGCCGCCCTGACGGCGCTCGCGGTGGTCCTCGGAAACACGCCCGCCGCACAGCGGCTGGTCACCGCGGCGCCCCTCCTCTCCCGTCTCCCGGCGACGACGCTCGGGGGCCGGGACCTCGCGCTGGCGATACTCACGTCCGTCGGCGTGGTCTGTCTCGCCTTCGTCCCCCTCTTTCGTCCCGAGACGCGGCGCATCCTCGACGTCGTCGCCCTCTCGCACCGTCGGCTGCTCGTCGGCGGGGCCGGACTGGCCGCGGTGGGCTACTTCGACTACACCTACCGGCTCCCCCGGACGACGCTGATTCTCGTCGTCGCGCTCCTGTTCGTCTGGCTGCCCGCGTGGTTCGTCCTCGCCCGCCCGCGGCCTGGCGGCGACGGGGACCGCGCCATCGTCGTCGGCGACGACCCGGAGGCGATGGCGGACATCGTGCGGGCGACGGACCTCGACGTGGTGGGGTACGTCACCCCGCCGACGCGCCTCTTCGACGGGCGGCGGGTCCGCCCCCTGTCGCCCGACGGCGGGACGGCGGTTCTGGAGGGAGTCCCCTGTCTGGGCGGGCTGTCACAGCTCTGGTCGCTGTTCGTCGACTACGACGCAGACGTGGCCATCCTCGCGTTCTCGCATCCCGACCGCGAGGAGTTCTTCGGCGCGCTCGACGCCTGCGACCGGGCGGGCGTGCAGGCGAAGGTCCACCGCGACCACGCCGACGGCGTGCTGACGACGGGCGTCGCGGGGGGCGACCTCGTCGACGTGGACGTCGAACCGTGGGACTGGCAGGACCGCCTCGCCAAACGCGCCTTCGACGTGGCGTTCGCGCTGGTGGGGCTCGTCGTGTTGTTGCCCGTGATTCTGGTCGTCACGCTGGCGGTGAAACTGGAGGACGGTGGGTCGGTGCTCTATGCACAGGAACGGACCGCCGAGTTTGGCGAGACCTTTACGGTGTACAAGTTTCGGAGCATGCTTCCCGGCAGCGAGGACGAACGTCCCGGCGACGACAGTGCGCGAATCACGCGCGTCGGTCGCGTGCTCAGGAACACGCACCTCGACGAGGCTCCCCAGCTCTGGTCCATCCTCGTCGGCGACATGAGCGTCGTCGGCCCGCGTGCCGTCTGGACCGACGAGGAAGTCCTTCTGGAGGGCGAGACCGGCGAGTGGCGAAAGCGCTGGTTCGTCAAGCCCGGTCTGACCGGACTCGCGCAGGTCAACGGCGCGTCGAGTACGAGTCCGGAGGAGAAGTTGCGGTATGACGTGGCGTATATCAGGGGGCAGTCGTTCTGGTACGACATGAAGATCGTGGTTCGGCAACTATGTGCTGTCGTCGGGAGATGGTACGATGGCTAG
- the aglF gene encoding UTP--glucose-1-phosphate uridylyltransferase AglF yields the protein MQAVVLAAGKGTRLRPLTDDKPKAMVEVDGKPILTHCFEQLVELGADELFVVVGYLKERIISHYGDEFEGVPITYSHQRNAKGLAHALLTVEEHIDDDFMLILGDNIFQANLEDVVRRQREDRADAAFLVEEVPWEEASRYGVCDTNDYGEITAVVEKPDDPPTNLVMTGFYTFTPAIFHACHLTQPSDRGEYELSDAVNLLLQSGRTIDAIRMDGWRVDVGYPEDREEAERRLQELRDAPEAESESTGAEPPASAEATDGSGDADEE from the coding sequence ATGCAAGCGGTCGTACTCGCCGCCGGGAAGGGAACGCGCCTCCGTCCGCTGACGGACGACAAGCCGAAGGCGATGGTGGAGGTCGACGGCAAGCCGATCCTCACGCACTGTTTCGAGCAACTGGTCGAACTGGGGGCCGACGAACTGTTCGTCGTCGTCGGCTACCTGAAAGAGCGCATCATCAGCCACTACGGCGACGAGTTCGAGGGGGTGCCCATCACCTACAGCCACCAGCGGAACGCGAAGGGGCTGGCCCACGCCCTGCTCACCGTCGAGGAACACATCGACGACGACTTCATGCTCATCCTGGGCGACAACATCTTCCAGGCCAATCTGGAGGACGTGGTCCGGCGTCAGCGCGAGGACCGCGCGGACGCGGCGTTTCTCGTCGAGGAGGTGCCCTGGGAGGAGGCGAGTCGCTACGGCGTCTGTGACACCAACGACTACGGTGAGATCACCGCCGTCGTCGAGAAACCCGACGACCCGCCGACCAATCTGGTGATGACGGGTTTCTACACGTTCACGCCCGCCATCTTCCACGCCTGCCACCTCACGCAACCGAGCGACCGCGGCGAGTACGAACTCTCCGACGCGGTCAACCTCCTGCTCCAGTCCGGCCGGACCATCGACGCCATCCGGATGGACGGCTGGCGCGTCGACGTCGGCTACCCCGAGGACCGTGAGGAGGCCGAACGCCGACTGCAGGAGCTACGCGACGCCCCGGAGGCGGAATCGGAATCCACGGGGGCAGAGCCGCCCGCGTCGGCGGAGGCGACCGACGGGAGCGGCGACGCCGACGAGGAGTAG
- a CDS encoding STT3 domain-containing protein, which yields MTDARPVADLLAERPDLEPAVRAALETDRRADGPWTFADLDADSGAFGELVSRGVVEKRGGGYRLADPAATRRALDGEGTTDATGGTPRPSRPSFDSLASLSSLSLRTDRRSLLALAGALALVAIFRLVSLPAVFRDRVVLSGNDPYYYRYWVERALAQAGGALDFAVLSNFPEALTKGEPLLVATLWVASTLLGGTREAAGVVLAIYPVVSALLAALFVYLLARRVSGDRRVALAAVALLAVVPAHALRTGLGFADHHAFDYVFLSLTAYALVVALGERSRPLDSDGLASSATSALAALGIGVGVAGQALAWDNGPLLLLPFGLAVAAIALVAVHEGRSLLPAGLPVVAGTGLAALLAHLAHAGFGWHTSAVAYAPFLLFVGCVAVLAVGEASVRLGVPALAAGVVLLVGGVGGVLAVQSALPDLWAGLLRGVDTLFRTDGIVEVQSLFDGRGMGWLLLFGFALVLALPYTAWGLYRGWRGRFDWLALGVYTLAFLVLAGVQLRFAGELAHFVAVFAGLGFVHLAGWVEVTDRPAPFDEGTRADGGRGGSRTLSLPDRRQAGALLALFLLVGGLGMVQVPVKTSQVTIPQSQYETAEAMDEYAAAQNLSYPESYVLSEWGRNRMYNYFVSGESRSYSRARTTFEPFLTGRPAKYDTRGFAERVGFVVVEDASTGVAGSMGVALARYGSRGDETPGLGHYRAIHVSPDGEYTAFRVVPGATVRGTASGETVTLSTNVSVDGESFTYTRRATVENGTYAVTLAYPGEYRIEGGGATSVRVSEAAVENGTATRA from the coding sequence ATGACCGACGCGCGGCCGGTCGCCGACCTGCTCGCCGAACGCCCTGACCTCGAACCCGCGGTCCGCGCCGCCCTCGAGACCGACCGTCGCGCGGACGGCCCGTGGACGTTCGCGGACCTCGACGCCGACTCGGGGGCGTTCGGCGAACTCGTCTCCCGGGGCGTCGTCGAGAAACGCGGCGGCGGCTACCGCCTCGCCGACCCCGCCGCGACCCGACGCGCGCTGGACGGCGAGGGGACGACGGATGCGACCGGCGGCACGCCGCGCCCGAGTCGCCCCTCGTTCGACTCACTGGCCTCCCTCTCGTCGCTCTCCTTGCGGACTGACCGCCGGTCGCTCCTCGCGCTGGCGGGCGCACTCGCGCTCGTCGCCATCTTTCGCCTCGTCTCGCTCCCGGCGGTGTTCCGCGACCGGGTGGTCCTGTCCGGCAACGACCCGTACTACTACCGCTACTGGGTCGAGCGCGCGCTGGCGCAGGCAGGCGGCGCACTCGATTTCGCCGTCCTCTCGAACTTCCCCGAGGCGCTGACGAAGGGCGAACCCCTGCTGGTCGCCACGCTGTGGGTGGCGAGCACGCTCCTCGGCGGGACGCGCGAAGCGGCGGGCGTCGTCCTCGCCATCTACCCCGTCGTGAGCGCGCTCCTCGCCGCGCTGTTCGTCTACCTGCTGGCCCGGCGCGTCAGTGGGGACCGACGGGTCGCGCTGGCGGCCGTCGCCCTGCTGGCCGTCGTCCCCGCCCACGCCCTGCGGACGGGCCTCGGGTTCGCCGACCACCACGCCTTCGACTACGTATTCCTCTCGCTGACGGCCTACGCGCTGGTCGTCGCGCTCGGCGAGCGGTCACGCCCTCTCGATTCCGACGGCCTCGCCTCGTCCGCGACGAGCGCCCTCGCCGCGCTCGGCATCGGCGTCGGCGTCGCCGGACAGGCGCTCGCGTGGGACAACGGCCCGCTGCTGCTGCTCCCGTTCGGTCTCGCCGTCGCCGCAATCGCCCTCGTCGCCGTCCACGAGGGGCGCTCGCTCCTCCCGGCGGGTCTCCCCGTCGTCGCCGGGACGGGTCTCGCCGCGCTCCTCGCGCACCTCGCGCACGCGGGCTTCGGCTGGCACACGTCGGCGGTGGCGTACGCCCCCTTCTTGCTGTTCGTGGGCTGCGTGGCCGTCCTCGCCGTCGGGGAGGCGTCGGTCCGACTCGGCGTCCCCGCCCTCGCCGCGGGCGTCGTCCTCCTCGTCGGGGGCGTCGGAGGCGTCCTCGCCGTCCAGTCGGCCCTCCCCGACCTCTGGGCGGGCCTGCTGCGGGGCGTGGACACCCTCTTTCGCACCGACGGCATCGTCGAGGTCCAGTCGCTGTTCGACGGGCGCGGGATGGGCTGGCTGCTCCTGTTCGGCTTCGCGCTCGTCCTCGCGCTCCCGTACACCGCGTGGGGGCTGTACCGCGGATGGCGCGGTCGGTTTGACTGGCTCGCGCTCGGCGTCTACACCCTCGCGTTCCTCGTCCTCGCGGGCGTCCAGCTCAGATTCGCGGGCGAACTCGCCCACTTCGTCGCGGTGTTCGCCGGCCTCGGGTTCGTCCACCTCGCGGGCTGGGTGGAGGTGACGGACCGCCCCGCCCCGTTTGACGAGGGGACGCGCGCAGACGGCGGACGCGGGGGGAGTCGGACGCTCTCGCTGCCCGACCGCCGGCAGGCGGGGGCGCTCCTCGCCCTGTTCCTCCTCGTCGGCGGCCTCGGGATGGTGCAGGTGCCCGTCAAGACCAGTCAGGTGACCATCCCGCAGAGCCAGTACGAGACGGCCGAGGCGATGGACGAGTACGCCGCCGCGCAGAACCTCTCCTATCCCGAGAGCTACGTGCTCAGCGAGTGGGGGCGCAACCGGATGTACAACTACTTCGTCAGCGGTGAGTCCCGGTCGTACTCCCGGGCGCGGACCACCTTCGAGCCCTTCCTCACGGGGCGACCGGCCAAGTACGACACGAGGGGGTTCGCCGAGCGCGTCGGGTTCGTCGTCGTCGAGGACGCCTCGACGGGCGTCGCCGGGTCGATGGGCGTCGCGCTCGCCCGCTACGGGAGTAGGGGCGACGAGACGCCCGGACTGGGCCACTACCGCGCTATCCACGTTAGCCCCGACGGGGAGTACACCGCCTTCCGGGTCGTCCCCGGCGCGACGGTGCGGGGGACCGCCTCGGGCGAGACGGTGACGCTCTCGACGAACGTCAGCGTCGACGGCGAGTCGTTCACCTACACGCGCCGGGCGACAGTCGAGAACGGCACCTACGCCGTGACGCTCGCTTACCCCGGCGAGTACCGAATCGAGGGTGGTGGGGCGACGAGCGTCCGGGTGAGCGAAGCCGCAGTCGAGAACGGGACGGCGACCCGGGCGTAG